The following proteins come from a genomic window of Populus nigra chromosome 6, ddPopNigr1.1, whole genome shotgun sequence:
- the LOC133697368 gene encoding chalcone--flavanone isomerase-like: MTPAVPLSEIQIENVTFPPAVKPPASNNTLFLGGAGVRGLEIEGKFIKFTAIGVYLEDKSLESLAAKWKGKIAKELADSVEFFRDIVRGPFEKFMRVTMILPLTGLQYSEKVAENCANIWKSLGIYTDAEAKAIEKFREVFKEETFPPGSSILFTLSPHGSLAISFSKDGSVPEIENAVIENKLLSEAVLESMIGKHGVSPAAKQSLATTLSELLKESNENGN, translated from the exons atgactCCTGCAGTACCTCTCTCCGAAATTCAAATCGAGAATGTCACGTTCCCGCCGGCGGTGAAACCTCCGGCTTCAAACAACACTCTCTTCCTCGGTGGTGCAG GGGTTAGAGGATTAGAGATTGAAGGCAAGTTCATAAAGTTCACGGCTATAGGAGTGTACTTGGAGGATAAGTCCTTGGAGTCACTTGCTGCTAAATGGAAGGGCAAGATTGCCAAGGAGTTGGCGGATTCCGTCGAGTTCTTTAGAGATATTGTTAGAG GTCCCTTTGAGAAATTCATGCGGGTGACGATGATATTGCCATTAACGGGCCTCCAATATTCGGAGAAGGTTGCGGAGAATTGTGCTAACATTTGGAAATCTTTGGGAATTTACACCGATGCAGAAGCCAAAGCCATTGAGAAATTTCGAGAGGTCTTCAAGGAAGAAACCTTCCCCCCTGGCTCCTCTATTCTTTTCACACTATCACCCCATGGATCATTAGCT ATTAGCTTCTCAAAAGATGGGTCTGTACCAGAAATCGAGAATGCAGTGATAGAGAATAAGCTACTTTCAGAGGCTGTGCTAGAGTCAATGATTGGCAAGCACGGTGTGTCTCCTGCAGCAAAACAAAGTTTGGCTACAACATTATCAGAATTGCTGAAAGAAAGTAATGAAAATGGGAACTGA
- the LOC133697085 gene encoding protein RDM16-like isoform X1 has product MDRSSKRTRDDRDRDRDHHKHRSRDDKHRDSSDSHHHRSERESHHRDHHKSSRRDDTKRERSREREESVDRRERSHDHKSSSSSRREDRERSYDAREEREGSRERKREKREREIEEEDYFERKKRKERGGSEDRVVVDKEKRSRRRFGEKVKEEDNSIDTNNNGNSFENVKSVDLSEVRVKEEVNGQPTGGGSGSTTENGGVSTANGSTLATFTKTPSNLPETSVTPVHPLPTKVSSISNTNENKGVSIARSHEVPGKSSTDGTTSAAGKSGNLSLDALAKAKKALQMQKELSEKLKKLPLSSKGNKSSGGGLQGPLSSATITTAVSVEAMPSSSTSSTSTMVSVKPPATGMAPPPDITSMPNYEAVKRAQELAAKMGFRQDPEFAPLINFFPGQLPAEVSALQKPSKAPVLRVDALGREIDEHGNVVNVTKPNNLSTLKVNINKQKKEAFQILKPELDVDPESNPYFDAKMGINKNKFLRPKRMTFQFVEEGKWLKEAEIMKLRNQFGEEREKDMKARQALHAKAKAAPDINPNLIEVSERVTTKAKPKDPIPDIEWWDVPLLTSGTYGEDVDDLTTQRRLKMEKITIYVEHPRPIEPPAEPAPPPPQPLKLTKKEQKKLRTQRRLAREKDRQEMIRQGLIEPPKPKVKMSNLMKVLGSEATQDPTRLEKEIRTAAAEREQAHIDRNTARKLTPAERREKKERKLFDDPNTVETIVSIYRINDLSDKKTRFKVDVNAHENRLTGCTVITEGICVVVVEGGSKSIKRYGKLMLRRINWAEAVNEDEGGDNDEKPMNKCVLVWQGSVAKPNFHRFSLHECVTEAAARKYFADAGVAHYWDLAVNFSDDQM; this is encoded by the exons ATGGATCGCTCCTCCAAGCGCACACGTGACGACCGTGACCGTGACCGTGACCACCACAAACACCGATCACGAGACGATAAGCACCGAGACTCCTCCGATTCTCACCACCACCGATCAGAGAGAGAATCTCACCATCGCGACCATCACAAATCATCTAGGCGCGATGATACTAAGCGCGAAAGATCTCGCGAGCGAGAAGAGAGTGTAGATAGGCGAGAGAGATCTCACGATCACAAATCATCTTCCTCATCGAGGCGTGAGGACAGAGAGAGATCGTATGATgcgagagaggagagagaagggagtagagagagaaagcgcgagaagagagagagagagattgaagaGGAGGATTATtttgagagaaagaagagaaaagagagaggagggagTGAAGATAGGGTTGTTGTTGACAAGGAGAAGAGGAGTAGAAGAAGATTTGGCGAAAAAGTGAAAGAAGAGGATAATAGTATTGATACCAATAATAATGGTAATAGTTTTGAGAATGTGAAGAGTGTGGATTTGAGTGAGGTTAGAGTGAAGGAGGAAGTGAATGGTCAGCCAACTGGTGGCGGCAGTGGCAGCACCACAGAAAACGGTGGTGTTTCGACTGCAAAT GGTTCTACTCTGGCAACTTTCACCAAGACACCAAGCAATTTGCCTGAGACCTCTGTGACCCCTGTCCACCCCCTTCCTACCAAGGTATcttcaatttcaaacacaaatGAAAATAAGGGAGTTAGTATTGCCAGATCTCATGAGGTTCCTGGAAAATCTAGTACAGATGGGACAACTTCAGCTGCTGGGAAAAGTGGAAATCTATCACTTGATGCTTTAGCGAAAGCTAAGAAAGCCTTACAAATGCAGAAGGAACTGTCAGAGAAGCTGAAGAAGCTACCCCTG TCGAGTAAGGGTAATAAAAGTTCAGGTGGTGGCTTACAAGGTCCATTGTCATCAGCAACCATTACTACTGCTGTTTCAGTAGAGGCAATGCCAAGTTCATCCACCTCATCTACTAGTACTATGGTGTCTGTAAAGCCACCTGCAACTGGCATGGCACCTCCGCCTGATATTACTAGCATGCCCAATTATGAAGCTGTTAAACGTGCCCAGGAACTCGCTGCTAAAATGGGATTTCGCCAGGACCCTGAGTTTGCTCCTCTTATAAACTTTTTCCCTGGTCAGTTGCCGGCAGAAGTCTCTGCGCTGCAGAAACCTTCCAAGGCCCCTGTTCTTCGTGTGGATGCACTTGGTAGGGAAATAGATGAACATGGAAATGTGGTGAACGTGACTAAACCAAACAACCTCAGCACCCTAAAG gtcaacatcaacaagcagAAAAAGGAAGCATTCCAGATTCTTAAACCTGAATTGGATGTGGATCCTGAATCAAATCCTTATTTTGATGCAAAAATGGGAATTAATAAGAATAAATTCTTGAGACCCAAACGGATGACTTTCCAGTTTGTAGAGGAAGGCAAGTGGTTAAAAGAAGCTGAAATAATGAAACTGAGG AATCAATttggagaagaaagagaaaaggatatGAAGGCAAGGCAAGCATTACATGCGAAGGCAAAGGCCGCTCCTGATATAAATCCTAATTTGATAGAGGTATCAGAGCGAGTTACAACCAAAGCAAAGCCTAAGGATCCAATTCCTGATATCGAGTGGTG GGATGTACCTCTGTTGACTAGTGGGACTTATGGTGAGGATGTTGATGATCTCACGACCCAGCGTAGATTGAAAATGGAGAAAATTACTATCTATGTAGAGCACCCGCGTCCAATTGAGCCCCCGGCTGAGCCAGCTCCTCCCCCACCTCAACCTTTGAAGCTAACTAAGAAGGAGCAGAAGAAGCTCCGTACACAGCGTCGCCTTGCTCGGGAAAAAGATAGACAGGAGATGATTAGACAAGGCTTGATTGAACCTCCAAAACCAAAGGTTAAGATGAGCAATCTAATGAAAGTTCTTGGCTCTGAAGCAACACAAGATCCAACTAGACTTGAAAAGGAAATTCGTACTGCAGCTGCTGAACGTGAACAAGCACATATTGATCGTAATACTGCACGTAAGCTCACTCCTGCTGAGCGTCGTGAAAAGAAGGAGAGAAAGCTCTTTGATGACCCAAATACTGTGGAAACTATTGTTTCTATTTACAGAATCAACGATCTTTCAGACAAGAAAACTCGCTTCAAAGTTGATGTCAATGCTCACGAGAATCGCTTGACTGGATGCACGGTGATTACAGAGGGAATTTGTGTGGTGGTTGTTGAAGGGGGGAGCAAATCCATCAAAAGATACGGAAAACTAATGCTTAGGCGTATAAACTGGGCTGAAGCTGTAAATGAGGATGAAGGAGGTGACAATGACGAGAAACCTATGAACAAATGTGTGCTAGTGTGGCAAGGTAGTGTTGCCAAACCTAACTTCCACAGGTTTTCTTTGCATGAGTGTGTGACTGAAGCTGCAGCCCGAAAATATTTTGCTGATGCTGGTGTTGCTCACTATTGGGATCTTGCTGTCAATTTCTCCGATGATCAAATGTGA
- the LOC133697085 gene encoding protein RDM16-like isoform X2: MQKELSEKLKKLPLSSKGNKSSGGGLQGPLSSATITTAVSVEAMPSSSTSSTSTMVSVKPPATGMAPPPDITSMPNYEAVKRAQELAAKMGFRQDPEFAPLINFFPGQLPAEVSALQKPSKAPVLRVDALGREIDEHGNVVNVTKPNNLSTLKVNINKQKKEAFQILKPELDVDPESNPYFDAKMGINKNKFLRPKRMTFQFVEEGKWLKEAEIMKLRNQFGEEREKDMKARQALHAKAKAAPDINPNLIEVSERVTTKAKPKDPIPDIEWWDVPLLTSGTYGEDVDDLTTQRRLKMEKITIYVEHPRPIEPPAEPAPPPPQPLKLTKKEQKKLRTQRRLAREKDRQEMIRQGLIEPPKPKVKMSNLMKVLGSEATQDPTRLEKEIRTAAAEREQAHIDRNTARKLTPAERREKKERKLFDDPNTVETIVSIYRINDLSDKKTRFKVDVNAHENRLTGCTVITEGICVVVVEGGSKSIKRYGKLMLRRINWAEAVNEDEGGDNDEKPMNKCVLVWQGSVAKPNFHRFSLHECVTEAAARKYFADAGVAHYWDLAVNFSDDQM; this comes from the exons ATGCAGAAGGAACTGTCAGAGAAGCTGAAGAAGCTACCCCTG TCGAGTAAGGGTAATAAAAGTTCAGGTGGTGGCTTACAAGGTCCATTGTCATCAGCAACCATTACTACTGCTGTTTCAGTAGAGGCAATGCCAAGTTCATCCACCTCATCTACTAGTACTATGGTGTCTGTAAAGCCACCTGCAACTGGCATGGCACCTCCGCCTGATATTACTAGCATGCCCAATTATGAAGCTGTTAAACGTGCCCAGGAACTCGCTGCTAAAATGGGATTTCGCCAGGACCCTGAGTTTGCTCCTCTTATAAACTTTTTCCCTGGTCAGTTGCCGGCAGAAGTCTCTGCGCTGCAGAAACCTTCCAAGGCCCCTGTTCTTCGTGTGGATGCACTTGGTAGGGAAATAGATGAACATGGAAATGTGGTGAACGTGACTAAACCAAACAACCTCAGCACCCTAAAG gtcaacatcaacaagcagAAAAAGGAAGCATTCCAGATTCTTAAACCTGAATTGGATGTGGATCCTGAATCAAATCCTTATTTTGATGCAAAAATGGGAATTAATAAGAATAAATTCTTGAGACCCAAACGGATGACTTTCCAGTTTGTAGAGGAAGGCAAGTGGTTAAAAGAAGCTGAAATAATGAAACTGAGG AATCAATttggagaagaaagagaaaaggatatGAAGGCAAGGCAAGCATTACATGCGAAGGCAAAGGCCGCTCCTGATATAAATCCTAATTTGATAGAGGTATCAGAGCGAGTTACAACCAAAGCAAAGCCTAAGGATCCAATTCCTGATATCGAGTGGTG GGATGTACCTCTGTTGACTAGTGGGACTTATGGTGAGGATGTTGATGATCTCACGACCCAGCGTAGATTGAAAATGGAGAAAATTACTATCTATGTAGAGCACCCGCGTCCAATTGAGCCCCCGGCTGAGCCAGCTCCTCCCCCACCTCAACCTTTGAAGCTAACTAAGAAGGAGCAGAAGAAGCTCCGTACACAGCGTCGCCTTGCTCGGGAAAAAGATAGACAGGAGATGATTAGACAAGGCTTGATTGAACCTCCAAAACCAAAGGTTAAGATGAGCAATCTAATGAAAGTTCTTGGCTCTGAAGCAACACAAGATCCAACTAGACTTGAAAAGGAAATTCGTACTGCAGCTGCTGAACGTGAACAAGCACATATTGATCGTAATACTGCACGTAAGCTCACTCCTGCTGAGCGTCGTGAAAAGAAGGAGAGAAAGCTCTTTGATGACCCAAATACTGTGGAAACTATTGTTTCTATTTACAGAATCAACGATCTTTCAGACAAGAAAACTCGCTTCAAAGTTGATGTCAATGCTCACGAGAATCGCTTGACTGGATGCACGGTGATTACAGAGGGAATTTGTGTGGTGGTTGTTGAAGGGGGGAGCAAATCCATCAAAAGATACGGAAAACTAATGCTTAGGCGTATAAACTGGGCTGAAGCTGTAAATGAGGATGAAGGAGGTGACAATGACGAGAAACCTATGAACAAATGTGTGCTAGTGTGGCAAGGTAGTGTTGCCAAACCTAACTTCCACAGGTTTTCTTTGCATGAGTGTGTGACTGAAGCTGCAGCCCGAAAATATTTTGCTGATGCTGGTGTTGCTCACTATTGGGATCTTGCTGTCAATTTCTCCGATGATCAAATGTGA
- the LOC133697367 gene encoding probable receptor-like protein kinase At5g59700: MVNIYSCELLILIGSILCLVCVSLEYVPEDNYLIDCGSSTNSSVGDRVFVADQSYSDVLSTPHSISANTSSDSTSSTYDSALYQTAKIFNESSHYTFPIKKPGRHWIRLHFFPFVYRNYNLSMAKFSVSAQNFTLIKEYRLESPPIVKEYSVNVTSGNLVLTFTPSVNSFAFINALEVFSLPDELIPAGARTISSIQGNYKNLWKQALETVERVNMGNQTVFPQNDTLWRLWVSDNEYLIHNNLVTFVSNVTAVNFTGGGPTENIAPSLVYGTATRLNSDSDPNINANVTWLFDVDPGFEYLVRFHFCDILSIPHPKLYFNVYIGSWLVYQNLDLLKLTFSLGAPYFMDVITRASDTRLLNVSVGPSNVGIPYPNAILNGLEIMKISNSEDSLDVLDSISSRSSEVKVIIVVGLTVGLFLVVVLAFVLFLLCRRRKLDHADPLKSEGHFPTSGGGNNRYFNGANIFSTSKFGYRFPFMVIQEATDNFTESLVLGVGGFGKVYRGVLRDETMVAVKRGTSQSQGIAEFRTEIEMLSQFRHRHLVSLIGYCDERDEMIIIYEFMENGTLKDHLYGSNHPSLSWRQRLEICTGAAKGLHYLHTGSTRAIIHRDVKSANILLDENFMAKVADFGLSKTGPEIDQSHVSTAVKGSFGYLDPEYLIRQQLTEKSDVYSFGVVMFEVVCGRPVIDPSVSRERVNLVDWALKSIRGGKLEEIVDPRLEGQIKPDSLKKFVEIAEKCLAECGVDRPSMGDVLWNLECSLQLQGNEERSSNNCQIPTQFNRGNNFETRVSAREFSLGGGDDLDGVSMSKVFAQMVREEMR, encoded by the coding sequence ATGGTGAATATCTACAGTTGTGAATTGCTCATCTTGATTGGTTCAATTCTGTGTCTAGTATGTGTTTCATTAGAATATGTTCCCGAAGATAACTATTTGATAGATTGTGGATCCTCTACAAATAGTTCAGTAGGGGATCGTGTATTTGTAGCTGATCAATCCTATTCCGATGTCCTTTCAACCCCACACAGTATTTCTGCCAATACGAGTTCAGATTCCACCTCTTCAACATATGATTCTGCTCTTTATCAAACTGCAAAAATATTCAATGAGAGCTCTCATTACACCTTTCCAATCAAGAAACCCGGGCGACACTGGATCCGCCTCCATTTCTTTCCCTTTGTGTATAGAAACTACAATTTGAGCATGGCAAAGTTCTCCGTCTCTGCTCAAAACTTCACACTTATTAAAGAATATCGGTTAGAGTCTCCTCCCATTGTGAAGGAATACTCTGTCAATGTAACGTCTGGCAATCTCGTTCTCACCTTTACTCCCTCTGTCAATTCATTTGCCTTTattaatgcattagaagtttTTTCACTCCCTGACGAGCTGATTCCTGCGGGTGCTAGGACCATTAGTAGTATCCAAGGTAACTACAAAAATCTGTGGAAGCAAGCATTAGAGACAGTCGAGAGGGTTAATATGGGCAACCAAACCGTGTTTCCCCAAAATGATACCTTGTGGCGACTTTGGGTTTCTGATAATGAATATCTGATACATAATAATCTAGTAACGTTCGTGTCTAATGTCACAGCGGTCAATTTCACTGGAGGAGGGCCGACTGAGAATATTGCTCCCTCTTTGGTCTATGGAACTGCTACTAGATTGAACTCAGACTCTGATCCTAATATCAATGCCAATGTGACATGGCTTTTTGATGTTGATCCTGGTTTTGAGTATCTGGTTCGTTTCCACTTTTGTGATATATTAAGCATTCCTCATCCTAAGCTGTACTTCAATGTGTATATTGGTTCTTGGCTAGTTTATCAAAATCTTGATCTTCTCAAACTCACATTCTCCTTGGGTGCTCCGTATTTTATGGACGTCATCACCAGAGCAAGTGACACTCGACTGTTAAATGTAAGTGTTGGCCCTTCTAATGTAGGTATCCCTTACCCAAATGCCATTCTTAATGGGCTGGAGATCATGAAAATAAGCAATTCCGAGGATAGCCTCGATGTCTTAGACTCTATATCCTCAAGAAGTTCGGAGGTGAAAGTCATTATTGTTGTAGGCTTGACCGTTGGATTGTTTCTCGTTGTTGTTTTGGCTTTTGTTCTGTTTCTGCTGTGTCGAAGAAGGAAATTAGACCACGCTGACCCCTTGAAATCAGAAGGCCATTTTCCCACGAGTGGAGGAGGTAACAATCGATACTTCAACGGTGCTAACATCTTTTCCACCTCAAAATTCGGGTACCGCTTCCCTTTCATGGTTATCCAAGAAGCTACAGATAACTTCACTGAGAGTTTGGTTCTTGGGGTTGGTGGCTTTGGAAAGGTTTACAGAGGAGTTCTGAGAGATGAGACAATGGTGGCAGTGAAGAGGGGAACTTCACAATCACAAGGCATTGCAGAATTCCGGACTGAGATTGAAATGTTATCTCAGTTCCGGCACCGGCATCTGGTCTCTTTGATTGGATACTGTGATGAAAGGGATGAGATGATCATAATATATGAGTTCATGGAAAATGGGACTCTGAAGGACCATCTGTATGGCTCAAATCATCCCAGCCTGAGCTGGAGACAGAGGCTTGAGATATGCACTGGAGCAGCTAAAGGACTTCACTATCTCCATACTGGCTCTACAAGGGCTATCATTCACCGCGATGTCAAGTCTGCAAACATACTACTAGATGAGAATTTCATGGCCAAGGTTGCTGATTTTGGGCTTTCTAAGACTGGTCCTGAAATAGATCAGTCGCATGTTAGCACAGCAGTCAAGGGAAGCTTCGGATATCTCGATCCAGAGTACTTGATAAGGCAGCAACTGACGGAGAAATCAGATGTTTACTCATTTGGAGTCGTCATGTTTGAAGTTGTTTGTGGGAGACCCGTTATCGATCCATCAGTTTCAAGAGAAAGGGTTAACTTAGTTGACTGGGCATTGAAGTCTATAAGGGGAGGAAAATTGGAGGAAATTGTAGACCCTCGTCTTGAAGGTCAAATTAAGCCAGATTCATTGAAGAAGTTTGTTGAGATAGCTGAGAAGTGCTTGGCAGAGTGTGGTGTTGATAGACCTTCAATGGGAGATGTCTTGTGGAATCTGGAGTGTTCTCTCCAACTCCAGGGTAATGAAGAGAGATCAAGCAACAATTGTCAGATTCCGACACAATTTAATCGTGGAAATAACTTTGAGACCAGAGTATCCGCTAGAGAATTCAGCCTGGGAGGCGGAGATGACCTTGATGGTGTTTCAATGAGTAAAGTCTTTGCCCAAATGGTTAGAGAGGAAATGAGGTAG